In the uncultured Fusobacterium sp. genome, one interval contains:
- a CDS encoding META domain-containing protein, whose protein sequence is MYKKLMMLIAAGTLLVGCSSVEEKKEVVAEKAPQEYHLTNKYQNADITIAFEDGKVFGFSGVNRYFGGAVINGEDLDVSNVASTMMAGPQDKMAAEMEYLQLLSEADKIQMEDNKVIITTKDNQELIFEAK, encoded by the coding sequence ATGTACAAAAAATTAATGATGCTTATAGCAGCAGGAACTTTATTAGTAGGTTGTAGTTCAGTAGAAGAAAAAAAGGAAGTAGTAGCTGAAAAAGCACCTCAAGAATATCATTTAACTAATAAATACCAAAATGCTGATATTACAATTGCCTTTGAAGATGGTAAAGTATTTGGATTCTCAGGTGTAAATAGATACTTCGGTGGAGCTGTAATCAATGGTGAAGATCTTGATGTAAGTAACGTAGCTTCTACTATGATGGCTGGACCACAAGATAAAATGGCAGCTGAAATGGAATATCTACAACTTTTAAGTGAAGCTGATAAAATTCAAATGGAAGATAATAAAGTTATAATTACAACTAAAGATAATCAAGAACTTATATTTGAAGCAAAATAA
- a CDS encoding MATE family efflux transporter, translating to MAKSISLGKDSITKLFLNFSIPAVTGMIVTALYAIVDGVFVGRGVGAEGLAALNLGYPIINFGAALSLMFGIGGATLISLNPKDKEHCNRCFSYIIILNITAYLLILLTVLIFNEKIIYLMGANDNLMPMVKKYMYPCTFALGFLMISNSLNAVVRNDKSPTYAFFSMVIGAITNIFLDWLFIMKFSWGIFGAAAATGIGQFASMLFLIHYFLKPGSRFKFYFENRIKFDTLKKIWSIGFPSFIMEFAVALITILFNISFMKYSGEMGVSAFCIAGYVFYIFRMLYNGLGQGIQPIVSYNYGEGKFDRVKETYKIGHIVAFAIAVIILIWVNFFGDTIIKMFTEDSKLVEMSWHGLSLYSCAIIFVGANFIDISFLQSKDKSKAANILSVLRSTVFVVLGLIILPPLLGENGVWLAFPFSDFMTFLCGLILKRKGDLF from the coding sequence ATGGCTAAAAGTATTAGTTTAGGAAAGGATTCTATTACTAAATTGTTTTTAAATTTTTCTATTCCTGCTGTTACTGGAATGATAGTTACTGCTCTATATGCTATTGTAGATGGTGTGTTTGTTGGTCGAGGTGTGGGAGCAGAGGGGTTGGCTGCATTAAATCTCGGCTATCCAATTATAAATTTTGGTGCTGCTCTTAGCCTTATGTTTGGAATAGGGGGAGCCACTCTTATATCTTTAAATCCTAAAGATAAAGAGCATTGTAACAGATGTTTTTCATATATTATCATACTGAATATCACTGCTTATCTTTTGATACTTTTAACAGTACTTATTTTTAATGAGAAGATAATATATCTTATGGGGGCTAATGATAACCTTATGCCTATGGTAAAAAAATATATGTATCCTTGTACCTTTGCATTGGGATTTCTTATGATTTCAAACTCACTTAATGCAGTGGTAAGAAATGATAAATCTCCTACCTATGCTTTCTTCTCAATGGTAATCGGAGCAATTACAAATATATTTTTAGATTGGCTCTTTATAATGAAATTCAGTTGGGGTATATTTGGAGCTGCTGCTGCAACTGGAATAGGACAATTTGCCTCTATGCTATTTTTGATACATTATTTTTTAAAGCCAGGTTCAAGATTTAAGTTTTATTTTGAAAATAGAATAAAATTTGATACTCTAAAAAAGATATGGAGCATAGGATTTCCATCATTTATTATGGAATTTGCTGTGGCATTAATCACAATACTATTTAATATCTCATTTATGAAATATAGTGGAGAGATGGGAGTTTCAGCTTTCTGCATAGCTGGTTATGTGTTCTATATATTTAGAATGTTATACAATGGACTTGGACAAGGTATTCAACCAATAGTAAGTTATAACTATGGAGAGGGTAAATTTGATAGAGTAAAAGAAACTTATAAGATTGGACATATAGTGGCATTTGCTATTGCAGTTATTATCTTAATATGGGTAAACTTCTTTGGAGATACTATTATTAAAATGTTTACTGAAGATAGTAAACTTGTAGAAATGTCGTGGCATGGATTGAGCTTATACTCATGTGCTATAATCTTTGTTGGAGCAAACTTTATTGATATATCATTTTTACAATCTAAAGACAAATCAAAGGCAGCTAACATACTTTCAGTTTTAAGAAGTACTGTTTTTGTTGTATTAGGACTTATTATTTTACCACCTCTATTAGGAGAGAATGGAGTTTGGTTAGCATTTCCTTTCTCTGATTTCATGACTTTCCTTTGTGGATTAATTTTAAAAAGAAAAGGTGATCTATTCTAA
- a CDS encoding MFS transporter, with protein sequence MDSNIRKSLIALAFGTLGLGVAEFVMMGILPNVASSLGITIPVAGHLISAYALGVCFGAIMLLMLRKYPMKNSLLFLVTIMVIGNGIAVISPSYTVMLLARFISGLPHGAYFGVASIVASKIAQEGKESEAVAIMISGMTVANLFGVPLGTFISGILSWRLIFLFIVLWDILTIFLIKKYVPYVDPLPDTGFLGQFKFLKNLAPWLILGATMMGNGGAFCWYSYVTPMFTEVSGFAPEIITALMVLAGLGMVIGNMIGGKLSSFFYPGKVGALFQGFMAIALLGIFFLSPYKWAAVLLMCIVTLCLFAVSAPQQFLIIKFAPGGEMLGAAGIQIAFNLGNAIGAYLGGLPITYGIGVRYSALIASGITVLGFILFSLFTYLYQPNKKTLLK encoded by the coding sequence ATGGACAGCAATATTAGAAAAAGTCTTATAGCTTTAGCTTTTGGAACTCTAGGTCTTGGGGTAGCAGAATTTGTAATGATGGGGATTCTTCCCAATGTTGCTTCTTCTCTAGGAATAACAATTCCAGTAGCTGGGCATCTTATTTCAGCTTATGCTTTAGGGGTTTGTTTTGGAGCTATTATGTTATTAATGCTTCGTAAATATCCTATGAAAAATTCTTTATTATTTCTTGTAACTATTATGGTGATTGGAAATGGAATCGCTGTTATATCTCCAAGTTATACAGTTATGTTATTAGCCCGTTTTATATCTGGACTTCCTCATGGAGCGTATTTTGGAGTTGCCTCTATTGTTGCATCAAAAATTGCTCAAGAGGGAAAAGAATCAGAAGCCGTAGCAATAATGATATCTGGTATGACAGTGGCGAATCTTTTTGGGGTTCCTCTTGGCACATTTATTAGTGGCATTTTATCTTGGAGATTAATTTTTTTATTTATTGTATTATGGGATATTTTAACTATATTTTTAATAAAGAAATATGTTCCCTATGTTGATCCTCTTCCAGATACAGGTTTTTTAGGACAGTTTAAATTTTTAAAAAACTTAGCTCCATGGTTGATATTAGGAGCTACTATGATGGGAAATGGTGGAGCTTTTTGTTGGTATAGTTATGTAACTCCTATGTTTACAGAGGTATCTGGTTTTGCTCCTGAAATTATAACAGCTCTTATGGTTTTAGCAGGACTTGGTATGGTAATTGGAAATATGATTGGAGGAAAACTTAGCTCTTTCTTCTATCCTGGAAAAGTAGGGGCACTATTTCAAGGATTCATGGCAATTGCTTTGCTTGGAATTTTCTTTTTATCACCATATAAATGGGCAGCAGTACTTTTAATGTGCATAGTAACTTTATGTTTATTTGCTGTAAGTGCACCTCAACAATTTTTGATTATAAAGTTTGCTCCTGGTGGAGAGATGTTAGGGGCAGCAGGAATACAGATTGCTTTTAATCTTGGAAATGCTATTGGAGCTTATCTTGGTGGGCTTCCTATTACTTATGGTATAGGAGTTAGATATTCAGCTCTTATTGCTTCAGGTATTACTGTTTTAGGATTTATTTTATTCTCTCTATTTACCTACTTATATCAACCTAATAAAAAAACTCTTTTGAAATAA
- a CDS encoding septal ring lytic transglycosylase RlpA family protein, translating into MKKFLFGIFLLISIIGCGKTASWYGDKFKGKPTASGYLFNPKEYTCASNKYKFGTVLKVTNVDNGKFVVVVVTDRGGFSKMGREIDLSRAAFAKIANLNSGLIKVKIKVLDDDNTFEYKHGSPIFNAREYKKYVD; encoded by the coding sequence ATGAAAAAATTTTTATTTGGAATTTTTCTTTTAATTTCAATTATTGGTTGTGGAAAAACTGCCAGTTGGTATGGGGATAAATTCAAAGGTAAACCAACTGCTAGTGGGTATCTTTTTAATCCAAAAGAGTATACTTGTGCATCTAATAAATATAAATTTGGTACTGTATTAAAAGTAACAAATGTGGACAATGGAAAATTTGTTGTAGTTGTTGTTACTGATCGCGGTGGATTTAGTAAAATGGGAAGAGAGATTGATTTAAGCAGAGCAGCATTTGCAAAAATAGCTAATCTTAATTCTGGTTTAATTAAAGTTAAAATTAAAGTTTTAGATGATGATAATACTTTTGAATATAAGCATGGCTCTCCTATATTTAATGCTAGAGAGTATAAAAAATATGTAGATTAA
- a CDS encoding DMT family transporter translates to MKRETLCKLGLTLVAITWGSGFPITKIALDSGIAPNAIMSIRFLVASMLIFIFLKLKNVKITKEERKLGLGAGLILGGAFSLQTIGLMYTTPSKNAFITGAYVVCVPFILWLLTKEKPKAITYISSIICFIGIGFLSLDGDLSMGYGDLLTLVSALFFALQIAVIGAFIKDKNPIVINAFQMLSGGLLTLVLNIIFENFSIVTTRMNGVQISAIGFLIICNTLIAYLVQTISQKYVPSSTASLILSTEILFGAITSIIFMGDAITLKIAFGGLLIFASVIIAETELKFLKNNKENN, encoded by the coding sequence ATGAAAAGAGAAACATTATGCAAATTAGGTCTTACACTTGTAGCTATTACGTGGGGAAGTGGTTTTCCTATTACTAAAATAGCTTTAGATAGTGGGATTGCACCTAATGCAATTATGAGCATCAGATTTTTAGTAGCCTCTATGCTTATTTTCATCTTTTTAAAGCTAAAAAATGTAAAAATAACTAAAGAGGAAAGAAAGTTAGGATTGGGAGCAGGTTTAATATTAGGAGGAGCGTTTTCACTTCAAACTATTGGATTAATGTATACTACACCATCAAAAAATGCTTTTATTACAGGAGCTTATGTTGTATGTGTACCATTTATTTTGTGGCTATTAACTAAAGAGAAACCTAAGGCAATAACTTATATATCATCTATAATATGTTTTATAGGAATAGGATTTTTATCATTAGATGGAGATCTAAGTATGGGATATGGAGATCTTTTAACATTGGTATCAGCTCTATTTTTTGCATTGCAAATAGCTGTAATTGGTGCATTTATAAAGGATAAAAATCCAATAGTAATAAATGCTTTTCAAATGTTAAGTGGTGGACTATTAACATTAGTTTTAAATATTATTTTTGAAAATTTTTCTATTGTCACTACAAGAATGAATGGAGTTCAAATATCGGCTATTGGATTTTTAATAATTTGTAATACTTTAATAGCATATTTAGTGCAAACAATTTCACAAAAATATGTACCATCTTCAACAGCCTCACTTATATTATCAACTGAGATTCTTTTTGGAGCTATTACATCGATAATATTTATGGGAGATGCAATTACACTGAAAATAGCTTTTGGAGGATTATTAATATTTGCATCAGTTATAATTGCAGAAACAGAATTAAAATTTTTAAAAAATAATAAAGAGAATAATTGA
- a CDS encoding DMT family transporter, with amino-acid sequence MNKQLQANLLIVLVALFWGSTYFLTKIAVGQLQPFNLTALRFGTAFIITSIFYFKRIKNADKIVIKYSIILGILAVIAVLSMTFGVQYTTASNAGFLISLSVVMIPLISILVLKEKIKTRLLLSVILATAGIVCLTINEELSINKGDILCILCATSFALQVLIMEKIPKSADSVAIGALQLGIVALINFILSFFIEDFIIPSDLKVWGVIIILGIFCTAFCYIIQIYALKNTSAVQAGVILSLEPVFSAIFAFIFLGELLSKQGYVGALLLFISVLLAG; translated from the coding sequence ATGAATAAACAATTACAAGCAAATCTTCTTATTGTATTAGTTGCACTCTTTTGGGGATCAACCTATTTTTTAACTAAAATAGCAGTAGGACAATTACAACCCTTTAACCTCACTGCTTTAAGATTTGGAACAGCTTTTATTATAACTTCTATTTTTTATTTTAAAAGGATAAAAAATGCTGATAAAATAGTTATAAAATATTCTATTATTTTAGGAATATTAGCAGTTATTGCTGTTCTGTCAATGACATTTGGTGTGCAATATACAACTGCATCAAATGCTGGATTTCTAATTAGTCTTTCAGTAGTTATGATCCCATTAATATCTATTTTGGTCTTGAAAGAAAAAATAAAAACTAGACTTTTGCTAAGTGTTATATTAGCAACTGCTGGAATAGTTTGTCTTACAATAAATGAAGAACTTTCTATAAATAAGGGAGATATTTTATGTATACTCTGTGCCACTTCCTTTGCTTTACAAGTTTTAATTATGGAGAAAATTCCAAAATCTGCTGACTCTGTGGCTATTGGTGCATTACAATTGGGAATTGTTGCCCTTATAAACTTTATTTTATCATTTTTTATAGAAGATTTTATTATCCCTAGTGATTTAAAAGTTTGGGGAGTTATAATAATTCTTGGTATATTCTGCACTGCCTTTTGCTATATAATTCAAATATATGCTTTAAAAAATACAAGTGCAGTTCAAGCAGGGGTAATTTTATCTCTTGAACCTGTTTTCTCTGCTATATTTGCTTTTATCTTCCTTGGGGAACTCCTTTCTAAACAAGGATATGTAGGAGCTTTACTTCTATTTATCAGTGTATTATTAGCTGGATAA
- a CDS encoding iron-containing alcohol dehydrogenase, producing MRYYDYLMPSVNFFGPGCLEVIGERAKILNGKKALIVTDKFLSSLKDGAVERSIEYLAKAGIESVVFDQVEPNPKDVNVYAGAKVYKDNNCDMIITIGGGSPHDCGKGIGIAVTHPKDICEYAGIETLEFPLPPIIAVNTTAGTASEVTRHAVITNTKTKVKFVIVSWRNLPQVSINDPILMIGKPSKLTAATGMDALTHAVEAYVSKDANPVTDAAAIQAIKLIATNLRQAVANGENLKARENMAYASLLAGMAFNNGNLGYVHAMAHQLGGLYDMPHGVANAMLLPHVCRYNMLANPEKFADIAVFMGENVEGLSTMEAAEKAIESLFRLSSDVGIPKSLKEAGVKEEDIEIMSINALKDGNAFSNPRKGNEKDIAEIFRAAM from the coding sequence ATGAGATACTATGATTATTTAATGCCTAGTGTTAATTTCTTTGGACCAGGGTGCTTAGAAGTAATTGGAGAAAGAGCTAAAATATTAAATGGTAAAAAAGCTCTAATAGTTACAGATAAATTTTTAAGTTCTTTAAAAGATGGAGCTGTAGAAAGATCTATCGAATATCTTGCTAAGGCTGGAATTGAATCTGTTGTTTTTGATCAAGTTGAACCTAATCCAAAAGATGTTAATGTTTATGCTGGAGCTAAAGTTTACAAAGATAATAATTGCGATATGATAATTACTATTGGTGGAGGATCTCCTCACGATTGTGGAAAAGGTATTGGAATTGCTGTAACTCATCCAAAAGATATTTGTGAATATGCAGGAATAGAAACATTAGAATTTCCATTACCTCCTATTATAGCAGTAAATACAACTGCTGGAACTGCTTCTGAAGTTACAAGACATGCTGTTATCACAAATACTAAGACAAAAGTTAAATTTGTTATTGTAAGTTGGAGAAATCTACCTCAAGTTTCTATTAACGATCCTATTTTAATGATTGGTAAACCATCAAAATTAACAGCTGCTACTGGTATGGATGCTTTAACTCATGCTGTTGAAGCTTATGTATCAAAAGATGCTAACCCTGTAACTGATGCTGCTGCTATTCAAGCTATCAAATTAATTGCTACAAATCTTAGACAAGCAGTTGCTAATGGAGAAAACCTAAAAGCTAGAGAAAATATGGCATATGCTTCATTATTAGCAGGAATGGCTTTTAACAATGGAAATCTTGGATATGTTCATGCTATGGCTCATCAACTAGGTGGACTTTATGATATGCCTCATGGTGTTGCTAATGCTATGTTACTACCACATGTTTGTCGTTATAATATGCTTGCTAATCCAGAAAAATTTGCTGATATAGCTGTATTCATGGGTGAAAATGTAGAGGGATTATCTACAATGGAAGCTGCTGAAAAAGCTATTGAATCACTATTTAGACTATCTTCAGATGTTGGAATTCCTAAGAGCTTAAAAGAAGCTGGAGTTAAAGAGGAAGATATAGAGATTATGTCTATCAATGCATTAAAAGATGGAAATGCTTTTAGTAATCCAAGAAAAGGAAATGAAAAAGATATAGCTGAAATATTTAGAGCTGCTATGTAA
- a CDS encoding PocR ligand-binding domain-containing protein — MLRNFKDELLLIQKDLMTLTNMGIVIIDIEGEYITEKTNYSEFCKLFRKNSNLSLFCEKCDLKALNKVLLSRTPYIYKCHSGLIDVIIPILYEGEIIGAFLVGQFLLENNQEFEIEKILKENSEKNIDLKILQERYEELTIISLEKLESIIRIVTYSTYYIADCIKNNRWLHVESNISKTKIELSNSKIAPILKYINENINENISLTLGATLCNMSQSQFGRTFKKETGKTFKEYILFKKIERAKFYIKTTNKSFSEISDLLGFEDSSYFTKLFKKYELITPSEYKNRLR, encoded by the coding sequence ATGTTAAGGAATTTTAAAGATGAATTGCTGTTGATTCAAAAAGATTTAATGACTCTTACCAATATGGGAATTGTAATTATTGATATTGAAGGGGAATATATCACTGAAAAAACTAATTATTCTGAATTTTGTAAACTATTTCGGAAAAATTCAAATCTTAGTTTATTTTGTGAAAAATGTGATTTAAAAGCTCTAAATAAAGTTTTATTATCAAGAACACCATATATTTATAAATGTCACTCAGGATTAATTGATGTTATTATTCCAATTTTATATGAAGGTGAAATTATCGGAGCTTTTTTGGTAGGACAATTTTTACTTGAAAATAATCAAGAATTTGAAATTGAAAAAATTTTAAAAGAAAACAGTGAAAAAAATATAGATCTAAAAATACTTCAAGAACGATATGAAGAACTAACAATAATCAGCTTAGAAAAACTTGAAAGTATAATTAGAATTGTAACCTATAGTACTTATTATATAGCTGACTGTATAAAAAACAATAGATGGTTACATGTGGAAAGCAATATATCTAAAACAAAAATCGAATTAAGCAATTCTAAGATTGCACCTATTTTAAAATATATAAACGAAAATATTAATGAGAATATATCTTTAACTTTAGGGGCTACCCTTTGCAATATGAGTCAATCTCAATTTGGAAGAACTTTTAAGAAAGAAACTGGAAAAACTTTTAAAGAATATATTCTATTCAAAAAAATAGAAAGAGCTAAATTTTATATTAAAACTACTAATAAATCTTTTAGTGAAATCTCTGATCTACTTGGATTTGAAGATAGTAGTTATTTCACAAAACTATTTAAAAAATATGAATTAATAACACCAAGTGAATATAAAAACAGATTAAGATAA
- a CDS encoding histidinol-phosphatase HisJ family protein, translated as MYKADSHVHSNFSGDSVERLENIAERAIELGMDEITITDHLDLDYADGIKIFELNVPKYIETLKNLKETYKDRIKIRIGVELGLQPQLVRKYDEIFNCEDIDFIIGSFHCIKGMNVAGRKFFEKYSKDEAHRMYFEEILETIKLFPRISVCGHLDFINRYGKAFHNDYKEINFELHKEIIDQIFIKLIKKNIGIELNTSGLRYGLKDFHPCRRNLERYKELGGRIITMGSDAHKALDIMKDFDKAREELKEIGFEKFCTFEKRKAIYRDLD; from the coding sequence ATGTATAAAGCAGATTCACATGTACACAGTAATTTTTCAGGAGATTCTGTGGAGAGATTAGAAAACATAGCTGAAAGAGCAATAGAATTAGGAATGGATGAAATTACAATAACAGATCATCTTGATTTAGACTATGCAGATGGTATAAAAATTTTTGAATTAAATGTTCCTAAATATATTGAGACTTTAAAAAATCTTAAGGAAACTTATAAAGATAGGATAAAAATAAGAATTGGAGTTGAATTGGGACTTCAACCACAGTTAGTAAGAAAGTATGATGAAATTTTTAATTGTGAAGATATAGATTTTATAATAGGATCTTTTCACTGCATAAAGGGTATGAATGTAGCAGGAAGAAAGTTTTTTGAAAAGTATTCAAAAGATGAAGCACATAGAATGTATTTTGAAGAAATTCTAGAAACAATAAAGCTATTTCCAAGAATAAGTGTATGTGGACATCTTGATTTTATAAATAGATATGGAAAAGCATTTCATAATGATTATAAAGAGATAAACTTTGAACTACACAAAGAGATTATTGATCAAATTTTTATAAAACTTATAAAGAAAAATATAGGAATTGAATTAAATACTTCAGGGTTGAGATATGGTTTAAAAGATTTTCATCCATGTAGAAGAAACTTAGAAAGATATAAAGAACTTGGTGGAAGAATTATCACAATGGGATCAGATGCTCACAAAGCTTTAGATATAATGAAAGACTTTGATAAGGCAAGAGAGGAATTAAAAGAGATAGGTTTTGAAAAATTTTGTACATTTGAAAAGAGAAAAGCAATATATAGAGATTTAGATTAA
- a CDS encoding ABC transporter permease subunit, which produces MPLIIIGAYFSVAFPFIYRGIKNSLDGLHLKSLVETVNILGGTNFEAFRYVILPNLKKGIMSSRILSFAILLGEFMYAKLLIGGSFETLSYESVLFIYFSL; this is translated from the coding sequence GTGCCTCTTATAATTATTGGGGCATATTTCTCTGTGGCATTTCCCTTTATATATAGAGGTATAAAGAATAGTCTTGATGGACTACATTTAAAAAGTCTTGTGGAAACTGTAAATATTTTAGGTGGAACAAACTTTGAAGCATTTAGATATGTTATTCTTCCAAACTTAAAAAAGGGGATAATGAGTTCAAGAATACTTAGTTTTGCTATTCTTTTAGGGGAATTTATGTATGCCAAATTGCTTATTGGTGGAAGCTTTGAAACACTTTCATATGAGAGTGTTCTTTTTATATATTTCAGTCTTTAA